From Streptomyces sp. SAI-135:
CCGACCAGGACGGACACGGTGCCCGCGTCCAGGCGGAGTTCGCCGACGTGGCGCAGGGCGACGAGATGGCGGCGGTGGATGCGGACGAAGCCGCGCGAGCGCCAGCGCTCCTCCAGGGTGGACAGCGGGATCCGGACGAGGTGGCTGCCCTTGTCGGTGTGGAGTCGGGCGTAGTCGCCCTGGGCCTCGACGTGGGTGATGTCGTCGACGGCGACGAAGCGGGTCACCCCGCCGAGCTCGACGGGTATGTGGTCCGGGTCGGGTTCGTGCACGGGGATGCGGGGCGCGGCGTCGAGGCGTTCGGCGGCGCGGCGGACGGCCTCCGCGAGGCGCTCCTTGCGGACCGGTTTGAGGACGTAGTCGACGGCCTTGAGGTCGAAGGCCTGGACGGCGAAGTCCTCGTGGGCGGTGACGAACACGACGAGCGGCGGTTTGGCGAAGCCGGTCAGCAGCCGGGCGAGGTCGAGGCCGTCGAGCCCCGGCATGTTGATGTCGAGGAAGACGACGTCGATCGCCTCGGGCCCGTGCGGCCCGGACTCCAGCGCGCGGTTGATGCGGCGCAGCGCCTCGGTGGCGTCGCCGGCCCCCTCCACGCTGCCGATCCGGGGGTCGGTGCTCAGGAGGTAGAGCAGTTCCTCCAGCGAGGGGCGTTCGTCGTCGACAGCCAGGGCGCGCAGCATGAACCCGGAGTGTAGGAGCAATTCGTACGACGGGACACGTGCGGAGGTGTGGGCGCTCCCGCTGGATACAGTGCCGACATGAGCAGCAGGACCGTCGTGTTCGACGAGCTGGACCGGAAGATCGTCACCGCGCTGATGGCGAACGCGCGGACCTCCTTCGCGGAGATCGGTTCGGCGATCGGGCTGTCCGCCACGGCGGTGAAGCGGCGCGTGGACCGGCTGCGGGAGACCGGGGTGATCACCGGGTTCACGGCCACGGTGCGGCCGTCGGCGCTGGGCTGGCGCACGGAGGCGTACGTCGAGGTGTACTGCGAGGGCGCGGCTCCGCCCAGGCGGCTCGCGGAGGTGGTCCGCAACCATCCGGAGATCACCGCGGCGATGACGGTGACCGGCGGCGCGGACGCGCTGCTGCACGTGCGGGCGCGGGACGTGGAGCACTTCGAGGAGGTGCTGGAGCGCATCCGCGTGGAGCCGTTCATCCGGAAGACGATCAGCGTGATGGTACTGTCCCACCTCATCCCGGAGAGCCCCGAGGCGGGGGCGAGCCAGCCCGCGCCGGAGGCGTAGCGAATAAACGCAGCAGGCGTGCGTTTCGCCGACAGAATTCGCAGCATTCCTGCGCGGACACGCAATTCTTGTTGCTTGTCGGGCCTGCCGGTCACTTCCTACCTTGGTGTCAACCCTCAGTAGACACCGCAGGAAGCGGAGGAACCCCTCTGTGTCCGACTCCCGTGTGCCGCGCCGACGGCGCTTCCTCGTCTGCGAACCCAGACACTTCGCCGTGCAGTACGCGATCAATCCCTGGATGCATCCCGACACCCATGTCGACGTGGACCTCGCGCAGGAGCAGTGGCGGACCCTGATCCGCACCTACGAGGCCCACGGTCACAGCGTCGACGCCGTGGAGCCGGTGCCCGGTCTCCCGGACATGGTCTTCGCCGCGAACTCGGCGGTCGTCGTCGGCGGCCGCGTCTTCGGATCCCTCTTCCACGCGCCCGAGCGGCGTCCCGAGTCCACGCACTACGACCTGTGGTTCAAGAAGGCGGGCTACGACGTCCAGCGCCCGCAGGCGGTCTGCGAGGGCGAGGGCGACCTCGTCTGGACCGGTCGCTACGTGCTGGCCGGCACCGGGTTCCGCACGACCCGGGAGGCGCACCGCGAGGTGCAGGAGTTCTTCGGCCACCCGGTGATCAGCCTGACGCTGGTCGACCCGCACTTCTACCACCTGGACACCGCGCTGTTCGTCCTGGACGACGACAACATCGCCTATTTCCCGGAGGCCTTTTCGCCGGGCAGCCGCGAGGTACTCGCACGGCTGTACCCGGACGCGGTGCTCGCGACCCGCGACGACGCGATGGCGTTCGGTCTGAACTCCGTGTCCGACGGCCGGCACGTCTTCATCGCCCCGCAGGCCGAGGCCCTCGCCCTGCGCCTCGACGACCACGGCTACGTCCCCGTCCCCGTCGACCTCTCCGAGCTCCACAAGGCCGGCGGCGGCATCAAGTGCTGCACTCAGGAGATCCGCTCATGACCGCACCCGTAGGCACGCGTTCCTCCGCCGATCTCATCCGCGCCGAGGAGCCGGTCCTCGCGCACAACTACCATCCGCTGCCCGTGGTCGTGGCCCGGGCCGAGGGCACCTGGGTGGAGGACGTCGAGGGCCGCCGCTACCTGGACATGCTGGCCGGGTACTCCGCGCTGAACTTCGGCCACCGCCACCCGGCGCTGATCGAGGCGGCGCACCGGCAGCTGGACCGCCTGACGCTGACCTCCCGCGCCTTCCACAACGACCGGCTCGCCGAGTTCGCCGAGCGTCTGGCGGCACTGACCGGCCTGGACATGGTGCTGCCGATGAACACCGGCGCGGAGGCGGTGGAGAGCGGCATCAAGGTGGCCCGCAAGTGGGCGTACGAGATCAAGGGCGTCCCGGCCGACCGGGCCACGATCGTGGTGGCGGCGGACAACTTCCACGGCCGTACGACGACGATCGTGTCGTTCTCCACGGACGAGACGGCGAGGGCGGGTTTCGGTCCCTTCACGCCGGGCTTCCGGATCGTGCCGTACAACGACCTGGCCGCGTTGGAGGCGGCGATCGACGAGACGACGGCCGCCGTGCTCCTGGAGCCCATCCAGGGCGAGGCGGGCGTGGTCGTCCCGGACGACGGCTATCTGACCGGCGTCCGCGAGGTGACCCGCCGCAAGGGCTGTCTGTTCGTCGCGGACGAGATCCAGTCGGGCCTCGGCCGCACGGGCCGCACCCTGGCCGTCGAGCACGAGGCGGTCGTCCCGGACGTCCTGCTGCTGGGCAAGGCCCTGGGCGGCGGCATCGTCCCGGTGTCCGCGGTGGTCGCCCGCCGGGACGTCCTCGGCGTACTGCGGCCGGGCGAACACGGCTCCACCTTCGGCGGCAACCCGCTGGCGGCGGCGGTGGGCACGGCGGTGGTCGAGCTCCTGGAGACGGGCGAGTTCCAGCGCCGGGCGACCGAGCTGGGCACGGTCCTGCGGGACGGCCTGGCGGACCTCGTGGGCAAGGGGGTCGTCGGCTTCCGCGCCAGGGGCCTGTGGGCGGGTGTGGACGTCGACCCGGCGATCGGCACGGGCAGGGAGGTGAGCAAGCGGCTGATGGCCGAGGGGATCCTGGTCAAGGACACCCACGGTTCCACGATCCGGCTTGCGCCCCCGCTGACGATCACGGCGGACGAGCTGCGGTCGGCCCTGGGAGTGCTGGAAAGGGTGCTCGGGCAGTAGCCCGGCCGCCGCTCCCCGGCCGCGCACTCCCCCACACCGGGTGAAGATGTGACGAAGAGGTGGTAGACCACTCTCAGCGACAGAGAGGTCGGCCGTGGGCGCTCAGGAGGAGCACGACACCGCGCGGCACCGGTTCGACGTGGCCGATGCCGCGCCTCTGCTGCTCGATGCCCAGGGAGTCGTCAGGGGCTGGACCCGGGACGCCGAGCGCCTGCTGGGATACGGCGCCGCGGAGGCCGTGGGGATGGCGGCGTCCGCGCTGCTGACCGCGGAGGAGGCCCGGCGGCTGCCGGAGCTCGCCGAGCGGTGCCGCAGCGACGGCGGCTGGGCAGGGCTGCTGACCGCCCTGCGCAGGGGTGGCCGGCCCGTCCGGGTCATGGTGCGCATCACCGCCGCCGACGACCTGGACGGCTCCGCCCGCTGGCTGGTCCTGCTGTCCGAGCTGGCCGAGGCCCCCGGCTGGGACATGAGCCGCCGGGTGCTGGAGCAGATGGTCACCCGCTCCCCCATCGGCATCGCGGTCGTGGACACGGACCTGCGCTGTGTGTGGTCCAACCCGGCCCTCGAGCAGTTCGGCAGCGCCCCGGCCCAGCGGCGGCTGGGGCTGCGGTTCGCGGAGATCCAGCCGGGTCTGGACGCCGAGGCGATCGAGGCGCAGATGCGGCACGTGCTGGAGACCGGCGAGCCGGTCGTGGGCTACGAGCACGTCGGCCGGGTCCGCTCCGCCCCGCACCGCGAGACCGCGCACACCATGTCGTTCACCCGGATCGACGACGACCGGGGCCATCCGATGGGCGTGTACTACACCGTCGTCGACATCACCGAGCGGCACCGGGCCCGGCAGCGCCTCGCCCTGCTCGACCGGGCCGGCGAGTACATCGGCCGCAGCCTGGACATCCGGCGCACCGCGCAGGAACTGGCCGACGTGGCGGTGCCGGCGCTGGCCGACTACATCACCGTGGACCTGCTGGAGCCGGTGCTGCGGGGAGCGGAGCCCACCGAGCGGGTGACGCTGCTGCGGGCCGGGCACCAGTCGGTCCACGAAGGCGTCCCCGAGGCCGTCGTCGAGGTCGGCGAGGTGGCCGCCTACCGGCCCGGCTCGCCCCCGCTGCGCAGCCTGGCGGAGGGCACGTCCTGGCGGGAGGAGCGACTGGACCCGCTGGGCGCGGAGTGGGCGACCGGCATACCCGGCGGCCGCCGGGCCACCTTCCTGGAGCTGGGGCTGCACAGCGCGCTGGTGGTGCCGATCCGCGCGAGGGGCGTCACCCTGGGCGTC
This genomic window contains:
- a CDS encoding LytTR family DNA-binding domain-containing protein gives rise to the protein MLRALAVDDERPSLEELLYLLSTDPRIGSVEGAGDATEALRRINRALESGPHGPEAIDVVFLDINMPGLDGLDLARLLTGFAKPPLVVFVTAHEDFAVQAFDLKAVDYVLKPVRKERLAEAVRRAAERLDAAPRIPVHEPDPDHIPVELGGVTRFVAVDDITHVEAQGDYARLHTDKGSHLVRIPLSTLEERWRSRGFVRIHRRHLVALRHVGELRLDAGTVSVLVGGEELQVSRRHTRELRDLLMRRP
- the rocD gene encoding ornithine--oxo-acid transaminase; amino-acid sequence: MTAPVGTRSSADLIRAEEPVLAHNYHPLPVVVARAEGTWVEDVEGRRYLDMLAGYSALNFGHRHPALIEAAHRQLDRLTLTSRAFHNDRLAEFAERLAALTGLDMVLPMNTGAEAVESGIKVARKWAYEIKGVPADRATIVVAADNFHGRTTTIVSFSTDETARAGFGPFTPGFRIVPYNDLAALEAAIDETTAAVLLEPIQGEAGVVVPDDGYLTGVREVTRRKGCLFVADEIQSGLGRTGRTLAVEHEAVVPDVLLLGKALGGGIVPVSAVVARRDVLGVLRPGEHGSTFGGNPLAAAVGTAVVELLETGEFQRRATELGTVLRDGLADLVGKGVVGFRARGLWAGVDVDPAIGTGREVSKRLMAEGILVKDTHGSTIRLAPPLTITADELRSALGVLERVLGQ
- a CDS encoding Lrp/AsnC family transcriptional regulator gives rise to the protein MSSRTVVFDELDRKIVTALMANARTSFAEIGSAIGLSATAVKRRVDRLRETGVITGFTATVRPSALGWRTEAYVEVYCEGAAPPRRLAEVVRNHPEITAAMTVTGGADALLHVRARDVEHFEEVLERIRVEPFIRKTISVMVLSHLIPESPEAGASQPAPEA
- the ddaH gene encoding dimethylargininase, producing MSDSRVPRRRRFLVCEPRHFAVQYAINPWMHPDTHVDVDLAQEQWRTLIRTYEAHGHSVDAVEPVPGLPDMVFAANSAVVVGGRVFGSLFHAPERRPESTHYDLWFKKAGYDVQRPQAVCEGEGDLVWTGRYVLAGTGFRTTREAHREVQEFFGHPVISLTLVDPHFYHLDTALFVLDDDNIAYFPEAFSPGSREVLARLYPDAVLATRDDAMAFGLNSVSDGRHVFIAPQAEALALRLDDHGYVPVPVDLSELHKAGGGIKCCTQEIRS